GTCCCATGCACACAAGACAGTCTCCGGGATGATCCGGCCACCAAGGAAATACTTTGTCACCTCTTGTGACGTTTCTTAGAGCTTTCCAGGtgacgctggtggtaaagaacccacatcccaatgcaggagacctaagagactccggttggatccctggagggcatagcaacccactccagtattcttccctggagaatccccatggacagaggagtctggagggcaacacagtctatagggtcgcacagagtcggacgcgactgaagcgacttagcacgcacgtgaCGTTTCCTACCTTGGTCCCTGCAGGGAGTAACCTGGTCGCCAGTGTGCCTGCCTGGGCCCCTCCCCTGCGTTGCCGATGGACTTCCGACCCGGAGTCCACTGTCAACCCAAGGGGTAGCAGATTTCCCCTCCCTGGAGGCCACCATAACGAAACAGTGGGATGCAtctcctggggtggggaggagcgtTCATTCGACCCCTCCAGATGACATGGATCCCAGACGAGCCCCCAAGTAGTTGGAAATGTCCTCCGCCGGAGCCGCGCGCTCCGAAAATGGATTGGCAAGGCAAACTTTACTTTTGCAGAAGGATGCACAACCAGCATGTGTGACCGGCGAGCACACTGAGTGGGAAGCCCGCTCTGTTTAGCGTGGTTTCACAAGCTAGCGCGATTGGCTAATTCAAGGGACGGGCGAGAACCGTGAACCAGCTAGGTGGGGGAGGGGTCGCCATGTGCAATTTGTTTACACGaacttgaagtgaaagtgaagtcgctcagtcgtgtccgactctttgtgaccccatggactgtagcctacaacgctcctccgtccaagggattttccaggcaagagtactggagtgggttgccatttccttctccaatacgaaCTTAGAGACTACAAAAAGGCATGGTTTTCCTAAGAAGGAAGCTGATTATATCCTTTTATTGAAAAGGTTACGTTATTCCTACGTCCCTTCCCGGTTCTGGACTGCCGCAGAGTTCAGCTTCTGCAGACTACGCCGGCGCGAGAGGGACTGTTTGATTGGCTATTTGTTGCGTTGAGCCCGCAAATAGAAGCTACATGTAAGCCCCACCCCTTCCTGCCACGCCTCCACTCACGCAAGTTGGCCCTGGGCACGTCGCCGCCACGCGCGCGCTCGCACGCAGGGTGCGTGGTGACGTTACGGCGGCGCGGGCGCCATCCCGGAAGCGCGAGCAAGGCCGCCAGATGTGCAGGTGCTACTGCCAGCGACGCCCGGGCCGAGttctgggtggggctggggacgcAGGGGCCTCTGGGGATCCAGGCCGGGTTGGGCGCGGTCTCCGGGCTGTCGTGGGGTGGGGCGCGCCGCTGGCAACATCTGGGCACCCCTCCTGCGcacaggcctcagtttccccgtctgCGCAGTGGAGGCGCGGGTGGCGCTGTGGGCAGGATCCGGATCCGCGGCGCGAGAGTTGGGGCCACTTGTATTCAGGCTGTACCTTGTCTCCAAAACCGGGCGTTGGCCtgtttgggcctcagtttcccggTTTCACAAGGGCGGGGCATGAGAGGATTGGGGAGCCCCACCCCACTCGCGGGTTTTGCTGAGCTTGTGCAGCCCTTTTAAATTCTGTTAAAAGACCTGGGTGGAGTAGCGGCCCCTTCCCGCACTGGTGTGTGACCTTGCGCAATGGAGCCCACCCCTGTGTTGCCCTCGGAGGGGTAGTGTCTGCCTTGTAGGGGGAATTGGGGATTAAATGAAGTGCTGTACAAGTGTTTGTTCTTATTCTTGGAAGCACTGGGGAGGCCATCCTTAGATTTCTTCACGCTGCCCTCGGAGAAGCTCCCTGCCCGGAACCCAGCGCCTCTTATCACTGTTGGTTTCGGTCTCACAAACAGCGTTGTGAGATTCTAATTCTTTGTTATTCCTACTTTGTGGATGACAGATTTAAGAGGTGAGatgacttttccaaggtcacacagcctccCTCTCTGCGTGTTTTCCCCATAAATGTATTTGGAGCAGGACCAGAGCCTATGCTGGGTCATTTCCACTCTGTGTATAGGCCAGACTAACAGTTGGGGAAGGCTTCCTCCACGAGGCATCTGGTGGGAGAGTGTGCCTTGAATCCCTCAGCCCTCACATCTGGGAGCCAGAGACAGGAAAGAGCCCTGCTTTGAAGCAGAACCATTTTCCACAGGTCCAAATGctgtgcctgccaggctctaGCTGCACACGACTAGCACACGACTCTCCTTTGAGAGCCCAAGTGTCCCTTTATACATGATCTTCTTTGGAAATGTGGAGGGTGTTGGTGTCCATACCTGGCACGGAGTAGGAGCTCAGTAAGCATGGTGACTGGCGCtggagggtgaggggagggggggaGTTATATTTCATCAGGTGTGACAGTTTACCTTGAGAAGGCACATGGGGGCTGCAAACCAATAGCCAGATTCAGCACAAAGAGAAATGTACTCTTGGCCTCTATGGGGTAAATATTAGTTGTTGACATTTGTAAATGAGGTGATTTCACAGGGACAAGAAatccatgttttggttttttcttttttttttctggaaagaatcAGAAGTCTGGCAGGAATCAGGGACAGTAAGAAGCAGCTGTCTTGTCAGACGCAGATACTGAACATCCAGGTCTCGCATTTGTGGATCCTGTGGGCCGCGGGCATTTGAGTTGTGACCCGTGGTTACTGGTTGTGTGTCAATGGCCCAGTACCTCAGTCTCTGAGCATCATTTTCCTCATACATAAATAAGGATGATAGTTGCTGGTGTTTGAAATTGGTGTCTTGTTTAGCATAGAGTTGATGTTCAATAAAGAGGAGGGTAGACGTGGACTCTGAAAGCCCTTCCTGATCCTGTGCATGAATCTTAACCAGTTGCAAGTGGGCTTTTCTGTTGGCCATTAAATGTGCAGATCCCAGAGCCAAGCTATGTCAGGATTCTGGGTTTTTCCTGAATCTCCTCAGGAGGGCCAGTGCTGAAGCTGTGTCCCCTCCTGCCCTAGCATGGTCTTGGAAGTCCCCACCTGCTGGGGTGTAATCTGTGTGCCAGAGAAGCTGGGAGCTGCAGAGCCATCTGGGTTGCTGGGGCTCACTGCCTGGCTTTAAGTTGCTAATAGAAGTCCAGCTTCAGAGCTGAGTTTGAAAGTTTCTGTTTTGCTCTCACCAAATTAAATTCTGGCAATGCCTTGCTGTGAGCTGGGTTCTGGGCTTGGCTCTGGAGAAAGCAGCAAGCCAGAAAGACATGCCTTTGTTCTGCTGCAGCTGACACTGTGGGGGTGACTGGCAAATGGGTCACCTGATAACTAAAATAATTTCAGGAAGAGATGAGACAGTGGAACCATTTAAAAAGGTGAAGTGATGAGAGTGACCAGAGTGGGGGGTCTTTTGGGAGAGAAGGCATTGCGGGGGGGGGTGATGAGGGGACAGCCATATATGTTCTCCCAGTGGggacagcaggtgcaaaggcaggGGCGTGTGGGAGGAGGGTGGCAGATCTATGCAGGAGGAAGTTGCCTGTGACTTTGGGCACATGGGAATTGGGGATGTGGAGGTAGAAGGGGTGATGGGATTCTGATGTGCTTGGGTACAAGTTATAAATATGAACTCCAGTGATTCTCAAAACACTTCTGAATTTCTGGGATGACAAAGCTGAGGCTCAGGTGGCATGACCCACTTCATGTGGCTTGCGGGGTAGCCAGACCCTCTTATCCATCCCACCTCCCCCACTTCTGATGCAGACCAAAAATTCTTTCTTCCTGCCTGTTTCAGGCagcggaggaggaggaagagatggaCCCCCCGGACTCGGCCTCGAGGGTCTTCTGTAGCCGCATCCTGAGCATGGTGAATGCGGACGATGTCAGCGCCATCATCCTGGCCCAGAAGAACATGTGAGTGAGGCCAGGGGCCCTGGGTCCCCGGCGTGGGAAGGAATCCACTTGCTGGCCAACATTCTTGCCCTGCCCGCCTCTACCCTGGTCCCACACTGGTGATAAAATGAAGGAAGTGAGCAAATCTTCTGGCTGGCTCCAAAGTAAATTCCTTCCTGGCCTGGAGGCGAGGCCTTGGCACAGGAAGCGGGGCCCTGGGACAGTTTTGCAGCTGTGGACAGTTTGGCGGGGGCCGCAGCAGCTCCTAGcctgaggcctggggtggggagacTTGGGTTGGGGGGAGGATAAGGAAGGGGCTGTGGGATTTAAGGGAGCCATGGCTCACTTCCTGTTGGGCGCCTGTTCTCAGAGCCAAGGCTGTCTCTGCAGTGCATGCGGGGTCACTTGGAAGCTCTAGGAATGACCTTTGCCCTCTTTGGGGCTTGGCACTGTAGCCACCACAACTTCCCCCTAATTCCAGCATGCTCTCTGACACAATCTTGGGGTGGAATCAGTCTCCTGGGGCTTTATCTTTGTGTCTTGAAGCTAAAAGTTCTTCATTCCACTTATGGCACAGCAGGGACCTGATACCTTACCTTTCTCGTCCTGTGACAAGGGTGCTGACTCTGCCTGGTCTCGGCAGCGCCCATCTCCCTCCTGGGTCTTACGGCCAGATTCAGACCTGGCCCTGGGGGAACGCCCAGGCTGAGAGGAGACAAAATCAGACTTGAACCTTCCTGGCCTCAGGGTATCAGGACCGGAGCAGAGAAAGAACCTGGGGAAGCAGGAGAGTCAAAGAGTCTGCTTGAGGGAGAGGGTGAAGGCTACATGAGAAGGGCACCCTTGAGGAGGGTTTTGAAAGCTAAATAGGAGTTTGCTAGCTGTCTCAGACACCAGGTAGAGCTCTGCAGGACACGGGAATGATGTACACCGAGGTCACGGAGCAGGAAAAGGCCTAGCAGGATCAGTTGGCAGGGCCCTGGAGGCTGAGCAGAGGAGTCGGTGCCCTTTTTCTGCTGCCAGGCTGGACCGCTTTGAAAAGACCAACGAGATGCTGCTCAACTTCAACAACCTGTCAAGTGCCCGCCTGCAGCAGATGAACGAGCGCTTCCTGCACCACACAAGGACCCTGGTGGAGATGAAACGGGACTTGGACAGCATCTTCCGCAGGATCAGGTGGGTGCTCCCCCTCCAGCCTCCGCCTCCCACTCCATGCTTCAGGTTCCTCTCCTCTTCGATGAGGGCCGTCCTCTCCACGTAGCAGGGTGGGAGACTCAGCTTGTTTGTTTTACAAGGCTTCACCGCACACTTAGTATTGGAGAAGGACTGAAAACCTTAGAGTTTCTGAacttaagttttatttctttttgaacaTGCAACATAGCACCAGACCCATACTGCAAAAGGTAGGCCAGAGCAGACAGTGAAAGGCTAGCCTCCTGTCCGCCTTGGCCTCCACCCAGGTCTTCTCtcaagagaaaaatgagattCCCGGGGTTTGTGGGTGCTCCTCGAGCCGGTTTCCATGAGGACAGGGAAAGACTGTCCAAGTCCCCAGCCACACAGAACGCTTGACACCCGCACCCCCAGAGCTCACACTGCTGTTGACAGCCTGGGCTCCTGGGCCCAGAACCAGCTACAGTGGCATTTCTGGCCCACCGTGCCGCTTCTGCTATTTCAGGAGCAGCCACGTCTGCTGGCAGAGTAGGTGCCACAGATTGAGGGCAACAGGTTGGAGCAAGCTCTACGCAGAAATCACGCAACAGGCCAGATAGATGCTACATAAGAGGGCATGTTTTCTGGGGCTTCTCACCAGGCTGCCCGCCCACGTGTGGTGTCGCAGGGATGGGGCTAGAGCAGGAACCCCAAAGGTTGACGTGTATCTGGGTCACTCAGTGAAGGTGGAAGTGTTAGTCAgcaagttgtgtttgactctctgcaacaccatggactgtagcctgccaggctgctctgtccatggaattctccaggccagaatactggagtgggttgccatttccttttccagggagtcttcccgacccagggatagaacccgagtctcccacattgcaggtagattctttaccgtctgagccaccagggaagccctgatgtccCTCGGGAAGGAGATGAGTGTGTCTGCCCAGGCAGGGACGCCGCAGCAGTGATACTCTGGGGGACGGTTTGGGGCACGGTGCTGGCTGACCAGAGTCAAGGCTGAGAGGCTGTTCTGAAGGTCCTTTTGTAACTCTTTGTAAACAGAATTGCagtaaaaaaagtgaaaatctcagttgctcagtcatgtccgactctgcgaccccagggactgcagcccgccaggctccccgtccatgggatttcccaggcaaggttactggagtaggtagccattcccttctccaagggatcttcccgacccaggtttcctgcattgcaggcgggttctttaccatctgagtcaccagggaagcccaagcagaaCTGCATTACTTCAGGTACGAAGAAAAAACCAGCAGTTAAAAAAGGGAAACAGGTGCCTCTCTGTGAACTTCAGTTTAATGAGTGCCGGTGTTTGGGGCATGGACAGGCAGGCCCTCCTGGCCCCTGTACAGACATCCTCACCCCAGGATGGAAAGACAGGCTGGGACAAGTCCCCAGAGGAGTGGCTGTTGAGGTGAGGGGAAGGGGAGCCTCCTGGAAGGTGGTCCTGGTAGAAGAGGGTGAGACATGAGGCATTACAGGTGGGGGCCGGACCCAGCACTAAGGCCGTGTGGAAGCTGGGCGACAGCAGAACAGTAGCTGCCACCCATCATGGGGGTCGGAGGGCAGGCTGA
The DNA window shown above is from Bos indicus x Bos taurus breed Angus x Brahman F1 hybrid chromosome 7, Bos_hybrid_MaternalHap_v2.0, whole genome shotgun sequence and carries:
- the KXD1 gene encoding kxDL motif-containing protein 1 isoform X1, whose protein sequence is MTDLRGRDETVEPFKKAAEEEEEMDPPDSASRVFCSRILSMVNADDVSAIILAQKNMLDRFEKTNEMLLNFNNLSSARLQQMNERFLHHTRTLVEMKRDLDSIFRRIRTLKGKLARQHPEAFSHIPEASLLEDEDEDPIPPSTTTTIATSEQSTGSCDTSPDTVSPSLSPGFEDLSHIRPGSPAINGRSHTDDEEMPGE